A DNA window from Capnocytophaga sp. ARDL2 contains the following coding sequences:
- a CDS encoding phage tail tape measure protein — MSNKLSRTIVLKVSGKQVDETFTGLRKVVTDLERELRKLTPGTEAFHRKAAELREAREHFNRVRNEINEVNNALDQTPSFLSKITKGMLDFGDVAKNIFSVNLFEKAFGKLSETATQLLEVSDAMADVQKTTGMASEEVKTLWDEFDKFNTRTSKMDLLKIAETAGRLGVAKEEMAEFVQEIDKAYVALGDSFDGGLEGVVSSLGKIKNLFAETRSQTYAEAINGVGSALNELAANGVSSENNIAQFALRIGALPEAIKPSLDNVLAMGAAFEESGVDAQIAASGYSNFMKVAGENLNSFAHSMNITVEEAQRLYNEKPEEFFLRFAEGMKGIDGDTTIKIMDSLKLKSLEVQKAVGAAANNVGKFRDSMKLSNEAMEEAKSLNQEFSTKNNNAAATWEKLTNAVSEFFTSTNMFETFEGLINALGWLTGVTREAGDGVKVFRERMVLAWQVLKYFIASLVGYQVGLKVSALLMSNLTRATIAKAIADKAQTIWIGIVNTLEATRAVVLALVTGNIKKAKNAMIAYNAVMKANPIGLVVSLLTVLAVAIYKFYTRATDATKAAKELSQAFKATSEEAAREVTELDKLYQAATDVTKSTKERTEAVNELRTLYPYYFKDLSDEIILNGKAEDSYNALKKSIVEAARARAAQSVIEQRTAQRLQEEEKLYKKIEADKEAIEKYKKRKDKGSQRIEGSGDDKGFTVDYDQSLKSSEQRLKQHEKELKELKEKYDKEDEYLKDIIAKNEQATQALKENERLKREAELEAYKNKEIPGSNRTASDQAKQRDEQRKKDLEKSKEAIEKAKKEELKALQELADEKLKMLTTNYENERAILLNENKKEIDAHTQHTEDIRKRIAELETLRDQAQSTEAKGNYNAALAHEQNALLNHQLKRVELEKTHQTQLAQLKEKYDLQQQKQEQDALQKALETKIAYQEEELLQVQTLEEAKAKLKEGGLLELNNKELRNVRTLEEAKKLLRIKAQREVIDWEIQSIEEQKQLLNDFIESNKEIISEEALQKLKTDLDELDKKLRSIRGEKQQYQESDQANKDTANREAKQQVDILGYSVADWEDMWANLDTTEGKIQALAMAVQGLNNVFQSFAKLQQAINEREIKTFEKNQQKKKDGLQQQLNEGKISQEQYQKGIQDMEEQTAEKKKEIQRRAAVAEKASNLASAVSNTALAVVKALAVAPPAGLMLAKLVGALGAVQIATIAAQPIPEFAQGGYTGAGTGKPDRTGFRPAGIVHEHEFVVPKWMLQNPVVADVVDWMESVRTGRTALGNRQEAVGRRQYAQGGYVSDTVHQSQSTNHQSSSDSYRNADPQSLIAVLSELKQVVTELKENGVEAYMVEDAENGKRIKRTIKAFERIENKNRIK, encoded by the coding sequence ATGTCAAACAAACTATCAAGAACCATCGTATTAAAAGTAAGCGGTAAGCAAGTAGATGAAACTTTTACTGGATTGCGAAAAGTAGTTACCGACCTCGAGAGAGAATTACGCAAACTCACCCCAGGCACAGAAGCCTTTCATCGCAAAGCCGCCGAACTGCGTGAAGCTCGTGAACACTTCAACCGTGTGCGTAATGAAATCAATGAGGTAAACAACGCACTCGACCAAACTCCAAGTTTTCTCAGCAAAATCACCAAAGGTATGCTCGACTTTGGCGATGTTGCAAAAAATATCTTTTCTGTAAATCTCTTTGAAAAAGCCTTTGGCAAATTATCCGAAACAGCTACACAACTTTTAGAAGTATCAGATGCAATGGCAGATGTGCAGAAAACTACAGGTATGGCATCTGAAGAAGTAAAAACCCTTTGGGACGAGTTTGACAAATTCAACACCCGCACCTCGAAAATGGATTTGCTAAAAATTGCCGAAACTGCTGGGCGATTGGGTGTAGCCAAAGAAGAAATGGCAGAGTTTGTACAAGAAATAGACAAAGCGTATGTGGCTCTTGGCGATTCGTTTGACGGTGGATTGGAAGGTGTGGTGAGTTCGCTCGGAAAAATCAAAAACCTATTTGCCGAAACGCGTTCGCAAACCTACGCAGAGGCTATCAACGGTGTGGGGTCTGCACTCAACGAATTGGCAGCAAATGGAGTGTCGAGCGAAAACAACATTGCCCAATTTGCCTTGCGTATAGGTGCATTGCCCGAAGCCATCAAACCCAGCTTGGATAATGTATTGGCAATGGGTGCCGCCTTTGAAGAAAGCGGTGTAGATGCACAAATAGCCGCATCGGGTTACTCCAACTTTATGAAAGTAGCAGGGGAAAACCTAAACAGCTTTGCCCACTCTATGAATATCACCGTAGAAGAAGCCCAAAGACTCTACAACGAAAAACCCGAAGAATTTTTCTTGCGATTTGCCGAGGGTATGAAAGGCATAGATGGAGACACAACTATCAAGATTATGGATAGCCTAAAACTCAAATCGCTCGAAGTGCAAAAAGCCGTGGGTGCTGCTGCCAACAATGTAGGCAAGTTTAGAGATTCTATGAAGCTCTCAAACGAAGCCATGGAAGAAGCCAAGTCGCTAAACCAAGAGTTTAGTACCAAAAACAACAATGCAGCTGCAACATGGGAAAAACTTACCAATGCCGTATCAGAGTTTTTTACCTCTACCAATATGTTCGAAACATTTGAGGGGCTCATCAACGCCCTTGGTTGGCTTACTGGTGTAACAAGAGAGGCTGGAGATGGAGTAAAAGTGTTTAGAGAACGAATGGTGTTGGCGTGGCAGGTGTTGAAGTATTTTATTGCTTCATTGGTAGGCTATCAAGTAGGGTTGAAAGTATCAGCCTTGTTGATGAGCAACCTCACGAGAGCTACTATTGCCAAAGCCATTGCCGACAAAGCACAAACCATTTGGATAGGTATTGTAAACACATTAGAAGCTACAAGAGCAGTAGTTTTGGCATTGGTAACTGGTAATATCAAAAAGGCAAAAAATGCAATGATAGCCTACAATGCTGTAATGAAAGCCAATCCTATAGGGTTGGTAGTGAGTTTGCTTACAGTACTTGCAGTGGCTATTTATAAATTTTACACCAGAGCCACAGACGCTACCAAAGCAGCTAAAGAACTTTCACAGGCTTTTAAAGCCACAAGCGAAGAAGCAGCAAGAGAGGTTACAGAACTTGATAAACTCTATCAAGCCGCTACCGATGTAACCAAATCTACCAAAGAGAGAACAGAAGCTGTAAACGAACTAAGAACCCTATACCCATATTATTTCAAAGATTTATCAGATGAAATTATATTAAACGGTAAAGCCGAAGATTCTTATAATGCACTGAAAAAATCTATTGTTGAAGCTGCAAGAGCCAGAGCCGCTCAATCTGTTATAGAGCAACGCACAGCCCAACGATTGCAAGAAGAAGAAAAACTTTATAAAAAAATTGAAGCTGATAAAGAAGCTATTGAAAAATATAAAAAACGAAAAGATAAAGGTTCACAAAGAATTGAAGGTAGTGGAGACGACAAAGGTTTTACAGTTGATTATGATCAATCCCTAAAATCAAGCGAACAACGATTAAAACAGCACGAAAAAGAACTTAAAGAATTAAAAGAAAAATATGATAAAGAAGATGAGTATCTTAAAGATATTATTGCAAAAAACGAACAAGCTACTCAGGCACTAAAAGAAAACGAACGCCTAAAAAGGGAAGCAGAATTAGAAGCATATAAAAATAAAGAAATACCTGGTAGCAACCGCACAGCATCTGACCAAGCCAAGCAACGCGACGAACAACGCAAAAAAGACTTGGAAAAATCGAAAGAAGCCATAGAAAAAGCCAAAAAAGAAGAGCTAAAAGCCCTGCAAGAACTGGCAGACGAAAAGCTGAAAATGCTCACAACCAATTATGAAAACGAAAGAGCCATACTGCTCAACGAAAACAAAAAAGAAATCGACGCTCACACCCAGCACACCGAGGATATTCGCAAACGCATAGCCGAACTAGAAACACTGCGAGACCAAGCACAATCAACAGAAGCCAAAGGCAATTACAACGCAGCCTTGGCTCACGAGCAAAATGCCCTGCTCAACCATCAGCTGAAGAGAGTAGAACTCGAAAAAACACATCAAACCCAATTGGCTCAGCTCAAAGAAAAATACGACCTGCAACAACAAAAGCAAGAACAAGATGCCCTGCAAAAAGCTTTGGAAACTAAAATTGCCTACCAGGAAGAAGAACTCTTGCAGGTGCAAACTCTCGAAGAAGCCAAAGCCAAACTAAAAGAAGGAGGTTTGCTCGAACTCAACAACAAAGAACTGCGAAATGTTCGCACCCTTGAAGAAGCCAAAAAACTATTGCGAATAAAAGCACAACGAGAGGTCATCGATTGGGAAATACAAAGTATAGAAGAGCAAAAGCAATTGTTGAACGATTTTATCGAAAGCAACAAAGAAATCATTTCTGAAGAGGCTCTGCAAAAACTAAAAACCGACCTTGACGAACTTGACAAAAAGCTCCGTTCTATTCGAGGCGAAAAACAGCAGTATCAAGAAAGCGACCAAGCCAATAAAGATACTGCCAACCGCGAAGCCAAACAGCAGGTAGATATTTTGGGATACAGCGTAGCCGATTGGGAAGATATGTGGGCAAACCTCGACACTACCGAGGGCAAAATTCAAGCCTTAGCAATGGCTGTACAAGGGTTGAACAATGTATTTCAATCGTTCGCCAAATTGCAACAAGCCATCAACGAGCGAGAAATCAAAACCTTTGAGAAAAACCAACAAAAGAAAAAAGATGGTTTGCAACAGCAACTAAACGAAGGGAAAATCTCGCAAGAGCAGTACCAAAAAGGCATACAGGACATGGAAGAGCAAACCGCCGAAAAAAAGAAAGAAATACAACGCCGTGCCGCTGTAGCCGAAAAAGCATCTAACCTTGCCAGTGCCGTGTCCAATACCGCCTTGGCTGTAGTAAAAGCCTTGGCAGTAGCTCCACCAGCAGGATTGATGTTGGCAAAACTCGTAGGAGCATTGGGAGCGGTGCAAATAGCAACCATAGCGGCACAACCCATTCCAGAGTTTGCTCAAGGGGGCTACACCGGAGCAGGAACAGGTAAACCCGACCGCACAGGATTTCGTCCAGCAGGTATCGTACACGAACACGAATTTGTCGTACCCAAATGGATGTTGCAAAACCCTGTTGTTGCCGATGTAGTCGATTGGATGGAAAGCGTACGCACGGGTAGAACGGCTTTAGGCAATAGGCAGGAAGCCGTAGGCAGGAGGCAGTATGCTCAAGGCGGTTATGTGTCTGATACGGTTCATCAATCACAATCAACCAATCACCAATCATCTTCCGATAGTTATCGGAACGCCGACCCTCAATCTCTCATCGCTGTTTTATCAGAATTAAAACAAGTAGTAACCGAGCTGAAAGAAAACGGCGTAGAAGCCTACATGGTAGAAGATGCCGAAAATGGCAAACGCATAAAACGCACCATCAAAGCCTTTGAACGCATAGAAAATAAAAACCGTATAAAATAA
- a CDS encoding type II toxin-antitoxin system HicA family toxin: MKYSELERLLRKNGCYDTGKQANGHPVWFSPITGQKFRTSNHKSEEVKIKTLKSISKQSGVKI; the protein is encoded by the coding sequence ATGAAGTATTCAGAATTAGAAAGATTGCTCCGGAAAAATGGTTGTTATGACACAGGAAAGCAAGCAAATGGTCATCCAGTATGGTTTAGTCCGATAACAGGACAAAAGTTTAGAACAAGTAACCATAAGTCGGAAGAGGTTAAAATAAAAACATTAAAGTCTATTAGTAAACAATCGGGGGTTAAAATTTAG
- a CDS encoding DUF5053 domain-containing protein, with amino-acid sequence MEIVQKQDNLTMMQVLDEIVLDVSWGRLSKDYFGKSASWIYNKLHGRDGNGGHGEFSEKEKEILRGALVDISEKIRHNANKI; translated from the coding sequence ATGGAAATAGTACAAAAACAAGACAATCTCACAATGATGCAAGTATTAGATGAGATTGTATTAGATGTGTCTTGGGGCAGACTTTCAAAAGATTATTTTGGAAAATCAGCTTCGTGGATTTATAACAAACTACATGGAAGAGACGGCAACGGAGGGCACGGAGAGTTTTCAGAAAAAGAAAAAGAAATATTACGAGGTGCATTGGTAGATATTTCTGAAAAAATACGCCACAATGCCAATAAAATATAA
- a CDS encoding type II toxin-antitoxin system HicB family antitoxin, producing the protein MNTINVILEKTNTGYSAYSTEITGAGTVGDTIEEVKNNYAEIIELTIDYFNEIGDVEKAQQLQTANIKYHIDLNAFFEYYSLFNKSELAKYLGINPSHLRRLSMPNMELSNEKAEQIQMGLQRLSKEIQTFSFS; encoded by the coding sequence ATGAATACCATTAATGTAATTTTAGAAAAAACAAACACAGGATATTCTGCCTATTCAACCGAAATAACAGGTGCAGGTACAGTAGGCGATACAATAGAAGAAGTAAAAAATAATTACGCTGAAATCATAGAACTTACTATTGATTATTTCAATGAAATAGGCGATGTAGAAAAAGCACAGCAATTACAAACAGCCAATATAAAATATCATATCGATTTGAATGCTTTTTTTGAATATTATTCTTTATTCAATAAAAGCGAGTTAGCAAAATATTTGGGTATAAATCCAAGCCATCTGCGTAGGTTGTCTATGCCAAATATGGAACTTTCTAACGAAAAAGCAGAACAAATACAAATGGGTTTGCAAAGATTGTCTAAAGAAATACAAACTTTTAGTTTTTCGTAG
- a CDS encoding DUF5053 domain-containing protein, with translation MEITINQKASYKEQLQDIIVDISWSKISSKYFGKSVSWIHNKLSEIDGNGGKGGFTEEEAQQFKGALYDLSERIRKTADNFKA, from the coding sequence ATGGAAATCACAATCAATCAAAAAGCATCGTACAAAGAGCAATTACAAGATATTATAGTAGATATATCGTGGTCAAAAATATCATCAAAATATTTTGGTAAATCTGTTTCTTGGATTCACAACAAACTTTCTGAAATAGATGGCAATGGCGGAAAAGGAGGTTTTACCGAAGAAGAAGCACAACAATTCAAAGGAGCATTGTACGACCTTTCGGAAAGAATACGCAAAACCGCAGACAATTTCAAAGCATAA
- a CDS encoding DUF5053 domain-containing protein has product MKDRLKALKTQLRQAKTDKERELIDAEINQLLAENPEQFAKDFLAISTEKVNEIEEVLLKDKLKDVANIVSFSYIAKQYFGKSRSWLHQRINGHLVNGKPATLTEEEKQTLNFALQDITKKIGSISI; this is encoded by the coding sequence ATGAAAGATAGATTAAAGGCACTAAAAACCCAATTACGCCAAGCTAAAACAGACAAAGAAAGAGAATTAATAGACGCTGAAATAAATCAACTTTTAGCAGAAAACCCAGAGCAATTTGCAAAAGATTTTTTAGCCATTTCAACAGAGAAAGTCAATGAAATAGAAGAAGTTTTGCTGAAAGACAAACTGAAAGATGTTGCTAATATCGTTTCTTTTTCTTATATAGCTAAGCAATATTTTGGAAAATCGCGCTCGTGGTTGCACCAACGCATTAATGGTCATTTAGTAAATGGCAAACCTGCCACACTCACAGAGGAAGAAAAACAAACCTTAAATTTTGCCTTGCAAGATATTACCAAAAAAATAGGCTCAATTAGTATTTAA
- a CDS encoding helix-turn-helix domain-containing protein has protein sequence MEIRAFIEKGKDGMYSIYVKNNPLPFGLLGTGATIEEAKEDFYISIEEMQEIYEEENKDFPLFSVVFDYDTTSFLEYYNQYITLSGLGKLTGINKAQLSHYIQGVRNPSLATTQKIQTALHKFADELKSIQFY, from the coding sequence ATGGAAATAAGAGCATTTATAGAAAAGGGTAAAGATGGAATGTATAGCATCTATGTAAAAAATAATCCGTTACCATTTGGATTGTTGGGTACAGGTGCAACCATAGAAGAAGCAAAAGAAGATTTTTATATTTCAATAGAAGAAATGCAAGAGATTTATGAAGAAGAAAATAAAGATTTTCCATTGTTTTCAGTGGTGTTTGATTATGATACTACTTCATTTTTAGAGTATTACAATCAATATATTACCTTGTCAGGATTAGGAAAATTGACAGGTATAAACAAAGCACAATTGAGTCATTACATACAAGGAGTAAGAAATCCAAGTTTGGCTACTACACAAAAAATTCAAACCGCTTTACATAAATTTGCAGATGAATTAAAATCTATTCAGTTTTATTAA
- a CDS encoding type II toxin-antitoxin system HicA family toxin, translated as MKVNEILKRILKDGWYLYRHGANHDVYRHPTKSGQVIVPRYGAKELRKGTEINILKEAGLK; from the coding sequence ATGAAGGTAAACGAAATTCTAAAAAGGATTTTAAAAGATGGTTGGTATTTGTACAGACACGGTGCCAATCACGATGTTTATAGACATCCTACGAAGAGCGGACAGGTTATTGTGCCAAGATACGGAGCAAAAGAGCTTCGTAAAGGCACAGAAATAAACATCCTAAAAGAGGCAGGGCTAAAATAA
- a CDS encoding S49 family peptidase: MIGNTFINTPLAIEQSYLMALIPTLLSEYALAQRTMSISAEEKEQKYLSTIQAMNTRAEGAMYPVVISIVGPIMKYSSWACLGTSFYIDLLKSLDSNPQVLGIILNIDSGGGMVSGTAELTDTIKNLSKPTIAYTSGYMCSAALDIASGCDHIMASPYADLIGSIGTMLSYADYQAMLEKWGAKFYELYAPQSTEKNKEWRELMKGNEALYTERLEELAQSFIDRMKENFGEKLTDDGKVFKGKTYTPKQALEIGLIDQLGSIEDAMNLL; this comes from the coding sequence ATGATAGGAAATACCTTTATAAACACACCTTTGGCTATAGAGCAATCGTATTTGATGGCATTGATACCTACTTTGCTATCGGAATATGCGTTGGCACAAAGGACGATGTCTATATCTGCTGAAGAAAAAGAGCAAAAATATCTTTCTACTATACAGGCGATGAATACTCGTGCCGAGGGTGCGATGTATCCTGTAGTAATAAGTATTGTAGGCCCGATAATGAAGTATAGTTCTTGGGCGTGTTTGGGTACTTCTTTTTATATCGATTTGTTGAAATCGTTGGACAGCAATCCGCAGGTGTTGGGTATTATACTCAATATAGACAGTGGTGGTGGTATGGTATCGGGTACTGCCGAGCTTACAGACACTATCAAAAATCTATCAAAACCTACCATTGCCTATACCAGCGGATATATGTGTTCGGCTGCCTTGGATATTGCCAGTGGTTGTGATCATATTATGGCGAGTCCGTATGCCGATTTGATAGGTTCTATTGGTACGATGCTTTCTTATGCCGATTATCAAGCCATGTTGGAAAAATGGGGGGCAAAGTTTTATGAATTATACGCCCCACAATCGACCGAAAAAAACAAAGAATGGCGTGAGCTGATGAAAGGCAACGAAGCACTATACACCGAACGATTGGAAGAATTGGCTCAAAGTTTTATAGACCGCATGAAAGAAAACTTTGGCGAAAAACTAACCGACGACGGCAAAGTATTTAAAGGAAAAACCTATACCCCAAAACAAGCCCTCGAAATAGGATTGATAGACCAATTGGGTAGTATAGAAGATGCGATGAATCTATTATAG
- a CDS encoding type II toxin-antitoxin system HicA family toxin yields MKYSEFHRLVKDNGWEFVRAKGSHYIYQKDGKTYPVPFHGSKEIGEGLRKKISKEMGLS; encoded by the coding sequence ATGAAGTATTCAGAATTTCACAGATTGGTAAAAGACAATGGTTGGGAGTTTGTCAGGGCAAAAGGAAGCCACTACATTTACCAAAAAGATGGAAAAACTTATCCTGTTCCCTTTCACGGAAGCAAAGAAATAGGAGAAGGATTAAGAAAGAAAATTAGTAAGGAAATGGGGCTTTCTTAA
- a CDS encoding type II toxin-antitoxin system HicB family antitoxin, protein MEIIIKIEASNDFLDAYAENLEGVTAGGETIQEVKTAILESIEIQKELGNIDDIAYELVYKYDTKSLLRYYGKIFTMPALERLTGINQKQLHHYIMGKSVPRDATKNKIELALHKLGNELIAIKL, encoded by the coding sequence ATGGAAATAATTATCAAAATCGAAGCCTCAAATGATTTTTTAGATGCGTATGCTGAAAATTTAGAAGGCGTTACAGCTGGAGGAGAAACCATACAAGAGGTAAAAACAGCAATATTAGAAAGCATTGAAATTCAAAAAGAATTAGGAAACATTGATGATATAGCGTATGAATTGGTATATAAATACGACACAAAAAGTCTCTTACGCTATTATGGAAAAATATTTACTATGCCAGCCTTAGAGAGGCTTACAGGTATCAACCAAAAACAACTGCACCACTATATCATGGGGAAAAGTGTACCTCGTGATGCTACGAAAAATAAAATAGAACTTGCCTTACACAAATTAGGCAACGAACTTATAGCCATTAAGTTATAA
- a CDS encoding helix-turn-helix domain-containing protein gives MNRVKAFIERGNDGSYGVYVDLEDETLNYGIHGDGSTVEEAIKDFELSYLDMKKIHEEEGIPFVEAEFSYHYDVPSFLNYYSGFISLAGLSRLTGINQGQLSHYLNGYRNPSEKTALKIQTKIQEFGKELQQLHFV, from the coding sequence ATGAATAGAGTAAAAGCATTTATAGAAAGAGGCAATGATGGGAGTTATGGCGTTTATGTAGATTTAGAAGATGAAACGCTAAATTATGGTATTCACGGTGATGGTTCTACAGTGGAAGAAGCTATAAAAGATTTTGAATTGTCTTATCTTGATATGAAGAAAATTCACGAAGAAGAAGGAATTCCATTTGTAGAAGCAGAATTTTCTTATCATTACGATGTACCTTCCTTTTTAAATTATTATAGTGGGTTTATATCATTGGCTGGGCTTTCAAGGCTTACAGGTATCAATCAAGGGCAATTGAGCCACTATCTGAATGGATACAGAAACCCAAGTGAAAAAACCGCTCTAAAAATACAAACCAAAATTCAAGAATTTGGTAAAGAATTACAGCAACTTCATTTCGTTTAA
- a CDS encoding type II toxin-antitoxin system HicA family toxin, translated as MKRYKVKEILRMLKEDGWELKKQVGSHRQFKHPTKTGKVTVNEKESKTLDQEILNSIFKQAGWK; from the coding sequence ATGAAACGCTACAAAGTAAAAGAAATTCTTAGAATGCTAAAAGAAGACGGTTGGGAACTTAAAAAACAAGTAGGAAGCCATAGACAGTTTAAACATCCTACAAAAACAGGAAAAGTAACCGTTAATGAAAAAGAAAGTAAAACATTAGACCAAGAAATTTTAAACAGTATTTTCAAACAAGCGGGGTGGAAATAA